The DNA segment ATCCCAAGACAAAAGATGCTTATAATTTCCCAAAAAGCCAggctgaaaaaatattaaatttagaataatgtAATAGaattttagataatattaaCAAACCTGATTTAATCCAGAAGAGTGAGAATATTTGCTAGAAGGTCCCATATGTATCAGTGACCAATATGGTAGTTCCGGTGATAGGTCCTTTGTAAACTCTTCCTCAGTTAATACATTATAACCGATGCCTTCAAATTCCGTTTGAGATTTTTGATTGCTGTCTTCAATTGATAACTGATCCAAAGTATCAGAGAGATGCATCAAATCCTCAACAATACTGATTCGGGATAAATGTAAGTTATCAGAAGGATTCTTAAAAGGTAACTCCCAATGTTCCATATCTTGACAACAACCATCTTCCAAACGAAAGTAAAAATCAAAGTTGgcttctttaatattaaaaggatCCGATCGAGAGATCTGAGTTTTACCACAATTACAAGcagaattaaatacataattagacGAATGTATTTCCTCGTCTCCATGAATTCTTTTTATACAATGTTTTCCAGACAAACTAACAGCCTCGCATTGTTGTCTTGATGAAGCCCAATAGTATGTACATTCCTCTTGAAGAGTTTTGGCGTATTCAACTGCACATGGGCCACGAGCATGAATAGAGAGTACGGACATTGCTTGAAGgagttttatattatgatattctTCCAAATAATGACTTGGCAAACCATCTTCATACTTATCCAAGGCGCGTGGGAGTGCCATACTGCAAATCGATTTAGATACATGTTTAATTACATTCACGTATGATTCCATTTTATTTGAACGTCTCAGCTCTTCATTATTGAAGGACAACAAAAAAAGTCGAACATGTTTTTAGCAACCAAATACCATTGCTCCGAAGTGGGGAACTGAAATAAACGTGAATTTAACTATCACTTTTGTACGAAACTAATATCATTAGAATATCACTAAATTAGcgcatatattatgtataacaacatcttatttttaaagattgacTGACCTTTGATCctcagatattaaaaatattatttttttttaatctaaagaTTTTAATCACTAAAGACTTATGTATTTCCGAATGAAATCATCATCAACCTAAATcacatttaaacaaaaataaaaaaaagtaaaatggaaACTTACTTCCCAGTTCCCATTTGAGTTCCCCTTGGCCCTACTCCACATCCAagatatatgattatttaaaaatcgaGAAAAGTTTCTATTCTTTCTAGATTCATCCAATGCAATGTCTTCATAATAAGGTACAAAGGGGCTGTCGTAATCATCGTTGATTTCAAATGATcctaataaaatagttaaataagtgaaatttgaaataatatacaaGAGTAGCTAATTACCCAAGGATTTGTATAGTTCATTCcaatcaaatgtaaaaatatcatgGTGTAAAACTTTGCTTTGACTTAATTCCACAAAACAAAATTCTTGTCGAATGGGAATTTTGAATAATCTATTAAATACATTGTGTTCAACATAAAGAAACAACAGCAcacaaaataactatattttcttaCGTAACGGATGACATAGAGGCTCTATTCCATAAGCAAATAATGTCACTGGAGAGATTGGATTCAAACATCTGGATATCCTGATATTTTTCAACTTCCTTCCTTTTGCTATTATTTTCGTCGTAGGTATAAAGAACTCTTAAAgctagaaggaaaaaaatatgacaatttttgGGGAATAAATTAGAACATAAAGCAGGATTAATGACATCTTGATTCATTCGAGATTTGTTCCAAGCTCGTAtcccgaaaaaaataaataaataaaataacataaatttatgacTAATCTGTTCCGCGACTccaattatcattaaatatattcataaaactattgttgaaaataactttttaaaaacattatattctgTTAACTATCCCTTTTTCactatgatttaaataaattaatattcgtTCCTGGAGGAAGCttttaagtcaaacaatttatcacataaaaacaacttttaataaaattaagctGAAAGTGGCTCTTAAGTCCCGTTGAGAACTATTGACCAGCTCGTATCTAAGAAAAACTCTTATATCAAAGCAAGTTTTTGTTCAGAGTCCACttcgtttctaaaaaaaacaaaaaaaaaaacaacactcgTATGTTGGGGCTATCGTATCTCAAGCTATCACTATATCAAAACATGTACACAAACCAGATGAGAACCTTAAACCATAATAATACTAATTGTTCCTAAAAATGCTTGTATCTCGAAGGACCactaaagtttcaattttatgaGAGACTTAAGGACTATTACTCGAGTCCTGCACCGAATTGTCAAACTAAATAGCGACTTACACTTTCtgtaaaattagaaattaagaaagacaaaaattaaataaaaataagtatctgtgaatttaacaaaaaaatccccTTTCCATTCATGAATAGCCAGCCTAAAAAAATACCGTACATGCTAAAATTTGAACGCATTAGCagcgtttaaaaaaaacgtCGACAATAAAGTTACATGGCTCATGAGGCAGACATAGCCAAagtctaaaaataaagtaattgttatatttagttagtttaGACCAAGTAAAATAGGAATAATATCAATTTGCCtaagtttgatgaaaaataaggaGGTCTAATGCTCTGCCTAAAAAGCCACATCCTTCTTTGAATTGCCCCcccatattttaaaactttggaCATTTGTAATGATAAAACATACCTTGAGGAGGAGTAGGGAAGTAAAATAAGAGTCTTGGGGTTAAAAAAACGACCATTCGTCACTTTTTCTTGAGGAAAATCACAACAGTTCATGATCTTGGATATCTGGCTCATAAATTCCCATCTAATTGTAGGAAAAAACATATGAGTTAGGGTacttaagtataaaatatactagTAATCCACCTTAAGGTCTCAACCGTTTTGAATAGTTGAACATAGGAGGTATCAAAGTGGGGAGATGGGAAATGAATAATGACAATGTGGCAAACATGAAAGAGAAACAAGTTCATGAGAACAGTGGTTTCCCTCCCTTGTGCCAAATAGGCCTGGACACCCATATCCTTCATCTTTTGAATCCCATGAAGGAGATTGGATCCATCATGAAAGTtcttcaaatgaagaaaaatgagaTTCGAGGAAGGATCGTGAACACCCTCCACAAAGTCCTCCCCACTTTCATCCATCTCATTCCAAGGACCAAAGgcatctttttgaatataatgatcCACAAAACTACCCTTTCCATCCCCAAAATGACTCTTGCCACTTACTCCTATCACAAGAACACGATCCTTTCGAACAGTGTCCAAGAAACTCCTAAGGAAACAAGAAATACtaagtaagtaaataaaacCAATGTGAGAGAAGAAGCTTCTTACTCAAAGTTAAATTCCGTCTTTCCATCCGATCCTATTCCAATTCGAAAGTAATGCGGCGTTGACTTCATTCCTTaaagttgaattaatttaatttatgttatttctcGGTGGTAGATTGTTGTTGTGAATCGTGGATTTAAATCATAGAGCCACATGTGACGTCATTTATGACTTCATCAGAGGTCAACATTCTTTTTCCTACATTTCCCCCTACGCCTTTTTAGGGGAGATCGGGTTAGGTTATTgaacacaataaattaatttctcaaATCTCCAACTCCTaaatagagcattttcatgTGTTTTTTGTGAATCCTGTTATCTCGAATGTGGttatagatatacataatatgtataactCTGTCAAATAACTTGACCTGTTCTTCCCTATACAGCTAGTAATGTTACAAACGTTGTAGGGGGCGCTTtgaacacacaaaaaaaggagATACAAATAAATTCCGAatttttatgcaataaaaataataatattaattcaagtCATTATATTTCCGAAGTGTTTTCCATTTTACTCAAGTTGATTGAAATTCTCATCTATCACCTGACAAAATTTTATGAAGCTAGAACCATATTTGTGCAATTTAACtatccaatttattatttttacaatcttagtttatgtaacttttataattagcTTATCGAAGGGTACTTTCAATCTATTTTTCCACTTTACTCAATTCAATTGAAATTATCATCTATCacctgacaaaaaaatttcatgaagcCAGGAATTACCATATTTGTGCAATTTAACtatccaatttattatttttacaatcttaGTTACAGTAACTTTTATCATTCCAATTCACTATTATTTTTGGTGGATAATTATCAATATCTGTGtagatttattatgtaatttaatgtATGAGCTtcaatttatgttaattaattattgttcttattAGACATAATTCTAGTCACGGATTatcctttatattttcatagtggtttttttatgtaaaaatatattctgtggtttgatttatttatttagatgctttaaataatatgtatgtgaaattttaataatagatgtataataattatagttgttattatttcatgaagaaaattttatcataaatattaaatatatagtacattcctcattactatataaatttattttcttaaagtttAAGAACTTATTGATGAACTAGAATACTCTGTCCTTAAACGATATAATTACAGATACTTATTGAttcaaattgattaatatttatattatcaaatatgtaggaaatatttagtaattatattattttacaatgaaTTGCCCTCTTCGCATTgcatatgtaaaaaatattaatacttatactttgattcttcttctttttttctcttctcaaaACGTGAAAACACGTCGTTATCTTAATTGTATCACGCAAACTTTCATcgaaaaagaagcaaaaacaaaaaatgcccaaaatctactagtagttagccaaataattcaatcataccaactgctatctATATCTTTTATACTCGCaaactatcactgtcatattatttctttaccaattttaaaataaattacatattattaaaatttacatagtattttattcaatactttatcataatattgctgtgtaatatttgattaaaagattagttattttattatttctttgaaaaatagccaaaatttcttcatagaaataataaaagggccaatatatatattaaataaacgatAATGgatgaacaagaaattgtattcctgttcttttggaaatggagcatttgtataaaataacttactactttgtatattttttataaagaatatattacgatatagccatgacgtatcaagggaaaagagggaatcgacatttgacaacaaaatacatagggcaTTTTTGTGTTGCCGAGGTAATACcgtttaaaacataaaatgggCATAAGACATACGTCATAGGCTAgccaaataaacaaacaataactTTGAATATAAACGTCGAGAAAGGAGGTTGGAATTCCCAATCAAAAACCATACAATTACTTTGTTCCtatcgaataaatatttaaaatactgtcATCACTGAAATCAGGAgaaaaaacttcatcaaatagagttaattatctctttaaaatctaaaatttttaaatctttttaacatacctacatatgttAACAACTATAGCAAATTGAAAAAACATAACTTCATAAGATATCTGAGACAGGCCATTAACTATAAGTTATAATTACTACTATCTCTGTGTCTTTTAAATCCGGTAAATTTTTTAGATgtcccatttttttggaattggtaagctgaacaatgaattttcttttctttagcagttgtcattattttatccctgagtagtaaatataattttctaaatagatacaattacattcaaaatctgatttcATGTGCGTTCATAAAAGACCTTGATAATTTGTAGTGGAGTTAAAATTGTGTGTTCTTGTTGGACGCAGAGTAGAATAGGGATCGACATTGAATGATAATTTGTGGCGGAGTTAAGATTTCTATGTCCTTGTtgcactcagagtagaattggggatcgacattgaagtaattctaGCGAATGTCCTTGtctatatccttttctccttcctcccttgtcacagctcattttagctgatctaattaagtgtcatgaacattattccttctctcctccaaaactaAAGGTTTAAAGCTtttaaagagactaaaaaggaaaCAGCAAGCAAGatggttaaaataaaaagtaagcaAAAACTATGAATAAGAATTATGTTCAGTCATGAACGTCTCCAGCAACTTGAGATGCCCATATAACCtccatgaaaaaatatagaatatctTAGATTATTAAGGCAGGGAACACTAAAATGAATATGGAGAGagctcttctttttttttttttgttttacaaaagcgtaaagaagaaatgaatcgttcattttttatatattcattccaagtaattattttagtttttttgtactTAGAGACTTCTTGTTTAAAGTCATTAacgtatttttgttttcaactattattaatttttgtatatctacttttatttatttattataagtctTTACAGTAATATACATACAGTGTCACTCTAGGTAccctaattatatataaaatatatgatatatcacGTATATGTATTACATTGTCACaggaattatttaaataaatttattaacaatttcatctaataaattgatattttggatttaaaattatatagacATAATGATTTGCTTTGTCCAGGTTATAGAACTGGTTATcctaagaaaaaaactaatcaaaatcatattgaggaagaaattgttttagaaaaatattctctTTATAAGTTTCCAAAAGATCCTGAACTTATTAAAGTATGAGTAAATTCCATCAGAAGAAAAAACTAGGAGCCAAATCAATATTCAAGAATCTGTAGCAAGCATTTTCCTATCTCACCTTTTATTCATGAAAGAACAGATACAAATTCAACTCAATTCAAGAAAATGAGATACCAAATTTTacggatataaaaaaaaaaaaatctggataAATCGTGTTTACCCAAatgtattaatgttatttataatgaagACTTCCTCATATTTTTCGCTCTATCATCACAGGATCTTATTCctgacatttttgttttttttgtttttcaaagaaattgtcGAAGTTCATCAAAAAGTATGAGCAGTTATTCTgatatttaagcatatttaaaagataaacagAATGAATCCAAACTAGCTTCAAGCATAAAGCCATTGAGATATTGGAAGAAGCAGTACATCATCAAgattttagttcaaaaaatcatattaggTTTATTATAGAACAACTTCACCTTCACTTTGTATGTGTGAAAGGGCAAAGATACTCTTCCAATACTTTGACGCGATACAATCCCagctttatataatcaaattagacAATCTGGAATTATTTACTTGCCATCTGAATTGCGTATAAGAAGAGAAACAAGTGGGTTCTAAGCTCAAGGAGGAGTGCCACTCTGAgcaattgataatttaaaatctagatttaaattattctatGAAAAAGACAAGTACGTTTCTACAATAATTGACGAAGTCTATTCCTCACATAGAGTTGAATTTAGtggaagcaatttttttttggatgtgaTAAGAATGGAAACTATTCTAAAATCATACTTTGCTTTATGGTATAGAATGTACTTGGGAAATACAGTGTACATGGTAGCTTTGGTACcaatcacaaatattaaatctttaattataaaacaatattgtaTGATAGTTCTTGAAGTAGTTACCAAAGTTGTCCTAGAACCCGTTGCCAACATTACGGAGATCCATGTCtcaaacagaaaattatatGTGGATGAACTAGGAAATAGAATTTTTCAGTGATATATACTGAACCCTTTTTCCAcgtctgaaagaaaaatatgtatgttattcGATTCGgtacatatctttaaaaaagtttataacaaCTTAATTTGCAGACAAAAATTATCAAGtccatcttttaaaaataaggatgtTATTCTTGAAAACGAATTTAGACATGTGAGCCAAATCTACTACATGGAGCTAGGCCAGGGACTGAAATTAGCTCACAAACTTAATCGAAAAGTAATTGCGACTGAACCAATTGAAAAGTGTAATGTTGATCTTTCTGTAAGGTTTTTTTCACAAGTCCACTCTGAATGTACTTAACCATTATGCGCCGAAAGATGATAAATTCAAAAGCTTCAAAGAAACAGCTCAAGTTATGTGTTtagcttttaataaaaacattaaatttttagtagtttAAGAAGGTTAAGTTATGACTTATGAGCtgataaagtttcaatttactttattaatatgataaatacatttccactcaagtaaaaaaaaaaaaaacgcacgCCTAATTCAAATACTATGAgctatggttttaattaatagtttatgcttgttgtttattctaaagaaaaatacaaaaccctGTCCGAAACGttaacttctattaaattacattagatgaTTCTGTGTTAAAAGTCGTGATTTTAACAATGAACTGCACAAGAGGTGAAAATAGCGCATACACTTAATTTTAGGCGGATCAGAATTAGAGATCAGAGAAAAACATTATTGATTGATATTCCTCGTTACCCACGTcgatacctttattgtattacgcAACGTTTCATgcaaaaagaagcagaaaaaatacccaaaatctattagtagttagccaaataattcaataataccaACCATTTTTGTGCTAGGGAGGTAGCACCATGTCCCTTACAGTCTCTTtatccaaacattcttcaaattgtcagggttaccatattgagttttagttccttttttttaacatgacattgtacacaggattttcatcacaagGTGTAACtactacatttatttattagtgataAGATGTTGCTAGGATTTGGGAA comes from the Lepeophtheirus salmonis chromosome 4, UVic_Lsal_1.4, whole genome shotgun sequence genome and includes:
- the LOC121116570 gene encoding nonsense-mediated mRNA decay factor SMG8 codes for the protein MKSTPHYFRIGIGSDGKTEFNFESFLDTVRKDRVLVIGVSGKSHFGDGKGSFVDHYIQKDAFGPWNEMDESGEDFVEGVHDPSSNLIFLHLKNFHDGSNLLHGIQKMKDMGVQAYLAQGRETTVLMNLFLFHVCHIVIIHFPSPHFDTSYVQLFKTVETLRWEFMSQISKIMNCCDFPQEKVTNGRFFNPKTLILLPYSSSSFKSSLYLRRRSFEINDDYDSPFVPYYEDIALDESRKNRNFSRFLNNHISWMWSRAKGNSNGNWEKHVRLFLLSFNNEELRRSNKMESYVNVIKHVSKSICSMALPRALDKYEDGLPSHYLEEYHNIKLLQAMSVLSIHARGPCAVEYAKTLQEECTYYWASSRQQCEAVSLSGKHCIKRIHGDEEIHSSNYVFNSACNCGKTQISRSDPFNIKEANFDFYFRLEDGCCQDMEHWELPFKNPSDNLHLSRISIVEDLMHLSDTLDQLSIEDSNQKSQTEFEGIGYNVLTEEEFTKDLSPELPYWSLIHMGPSSKYSHSSGLNQPGFLGNYKHLLSWDIPITKTDLTILKEKWSNLVDTAVKKMTFNPRGDGVEMGILAKVFFGCEYECSRGHRFIANSPDFKASSSKSSSRGISTRGFGAQVAESYMPLYITCCCSSRRSIAVGQLMRIHVVTPKAPINVNLLPKVMPTEGGPVFVTGCMEPIKLPPNTYWIIRLPFLYSSKDGGIHLPPIKVNETNSGKLLQGFINVTEEFEDD